A part of Sandaracinaceae bacterium genomic DNA contains:
- a CDS encoding CAP domain-containing protein, producing the protein MRRVTLAVWLLLSGCTGTLDGEGRDGALPASDADVPARDAGPAPRDAAPPRDAGPGCTPTTCEAVGAQCGSVGDGCGGSLACGDCTGEEVCGGEGVANVCGVPPACPPAPAGATDAQRQAFDRVNEVREQVGAPCAAMIAEINQAAQSHADYGAMNAGDPSCRSSGHDQTEGCPGFTGASFGARLGAAGYSGGSFEIVHFLGNPRGAVDGWLGTLWHRIPLVLPQTDHYGAGFASRFDVMDFGRRQGVDPDGVWFYPAEGMTVSGRGGDEVPSPPDAPASCGATNWGTFITIMFGEGGATVDSHTLTGPSGEEEHTWVTPSDSSFLAGSVFAMVPCPLSSGSHTVVVRGTHRSGAPFDRSVTFQVR; encoded by the coding sequence ATGCGACGCGTGACCTTGGCCGTGTGGTTGCTCCTCTCGGGTTGTACCGGGACGCTCGACGGGGAGGGCCGCGACGGGGCGCTGCCGGCCTCGGACGCCGACGTCCCGGCGCGCGACGCCGGGCCGGCGCCGCGTGACGCCGCTCCACCACGCGACGCGGGGCCGGGCTGCACGCCGACCACTTGTGAGGCGGTCGGCGCTCAGTGCGGCAGCGTCGGCGATGGCTGCGGCGGCAGCCTGGCTTGCGGGGACTGCACGGGCGAGGAGGTGTGCGGCGGCGAGGGCGTGGCCAACGTGTGCGGCGTGCCCCCGGCGTGCCCTCCGGCTCCCGCGGGCGCGACGGACGCGCAGCGTCAGGCGTTCGACCGGGTCAACGAGGTGCGCGAGCAGGTCGGCGCGCCGTGCGCGGCCATGATCGCGGAGATCAACCAGGCCGCGCAGTCGCACGCCGACTACGGCGCGATGAACGCCGGCGACCCGTCCTGTCGCTCGAGCGGGCACGATCAGACGGAGGGCTGCCCCGGCTTCACGGGCGCGAGCTTCGGGGCGCGGCTCGGCGCGGCCGGCTACTCGGGTGGGAGCTTCGAGATCGTGCACTTCCTCGGCAACCCGAGGGGCGCCGTCGACGGCTGGCTGGGGACCCTCTGGCACCGGATCCCGCTCGTGCTCCCACAGACCGATCACTACGGCGCCGGGTTCGCGTCGCGCTTCGACGTGATGGACTTCGGCCGCCGCCAGGGCGTGGACCCGGACGGCGTGTGGTTCTACCCGGCCGAAGGCATGACGGTGTCGGGCCGCGGCGGAGACGAGGTGCCCTCACCCCCCGACGCGCCCGCGAGCTGCGGGGCGACCAACTGGGGCACGTTCATCACCATCATGTTCGGCGAGGGCGGGGCGACCGTGGACTCGCACACCCTGACGGGGCCGAGCGGGGAAGAGGAGCACACCTGGGTCACGCCCTCGGACAGCTCCTTCCTCGCCGGGAGCGTGTTCGCCATGGTGCCCTGTCCGCTCTCGAGCGGGAGTCACACGGTCGTCGTGCGCGGCACGCATCGAAGCGGCGCGCCGTTCGATCGGAGCGTCACGTTCCAGGTTCGCTGA